CGCCTGGCCGCGATCGCGACCGGGCACCAGCCCGCGGCGACCGCGTGGCGGGAGCTGCTCGACGACCTCGCCGACCACGGGCTCGCCCCGGACGCGCCGCCGCCCGGGGACGCCGCGGCGGCCGCACGGACGGCGCGCGCCACGTACGGCCGGCTGCGGTCGTCGGTGCCGGCGTCGGTGCTGCCGCACCTGCGGTCCGTCGTGGACGCGCTGGACCGCGAACGGTACGCGGCCGCCGAGCCGGCGGATCCGCAGGCGCTCGGCACGGCGGTCCGGGAGGCGCGCACCGCCCTGGACGCATCGGTGTCACGCCGCCAGGTGGTCTGGTCGCGTCTGTTCCCGCCGAGTCTGCTGCCGTCGGCCGACCGCCCGCCGCGGGGACGGGGCACCCGCGTGACGGCGGGCTGAGGCGACGGCGGGCTGCGGTGACGGCGGGCTGCGGCCGCACGCCGGCGGCTCAGCGCGGCCGCACCACCGCCTCGACCAGGGCCGCGACCGCCTCGCCCGGGTCGGTGCCGTCGACGGCCGGCGCGTCGAACACCATCCCGGTGTTGGCGGCGATGAGCAGCACCGCGAAGACGTCGAGCGGCATGCCCGGGTCGACCTCGGGATGTGCGCCGAACCAGGTGTGGACGAGGTCGCGCACGCCGTCCTGCAGGTGCCGCCGCTGCCGCACGAACTCGGGCAGGAACTCGGGGTGCCGCATCGCGTACCCCCGGAGTTCGGAGAGCAGCGCGAACTGGGCCGCCTGGTCGTGCCGGTCGAACGCTGCCCGGACGACGTCCCCGATGCGGTCGGGCGTCACGTCGGTCCCGACGAGTTCCTGCAGCGAGTGGAGCACGGTGTTCGTGGCGCGCTGCATGACCTGCGCGACGAGGTCCTCCTTCGACGCGAAGTTCGAGTAGACGGCACCCTTGCTGAAGCCCGCGGCGGCGGCGATCTCGTCGAGCCGCGCCTCGTGCACGCCCTGCTCGGCGAAGACCCGGGCACCGGCGGCGAGCAGGCGCTCGCGGACCTCGGCGCGGGGGGTGCGGGGGACCGACGGTGCGCGGTCCTCGTGCTGCCCGGACAGTTCCGGGGTGGGTGCGTCGGTCATCAGGACCTGTTCCGGGCTCTGCTGGCGGTGCGGCGGCTGGCGGGGTGGAGCGCGGGGCGGGGGAGCCGTGCCGTGCGTCTGACCTCGCGCGGAACGGTGACCCCTCGTACCCGCTCGCCACGGTCGGTACCGGCGTTCTCGGGTCACGTCGGTGCGCTGTCCGTGGTGGTGCGGCCGGTTCGGTACCCGGCGGTACCGAGTGTACGACGGCCGGCACGCGGTGCCCAGTGCCGGGTCAGTCCTGGTCGGGGTCCGCGGGAATCGGCGCGTCCGCGTCGGTGTGCACGCTGCCGGCGCCGGCCCGGCGTCCGGGGCGACGGAGCAGGCGGACCGCGTCGGGTCGGGCCAGGCGGAGCCCGCGTCCCCGGCCACGACCGCGACGGAGCAGCGACGCCAGGCGGGACTGCGGCTGCCAGTTGCGGCCGTTCGGCAGGCCCCACCCGCGTCGCACGGCACCCCAGCGCAGCAGGAGCGAGAGCAGGATGGCGACGAGGATCCCGATCGACGGCGACCCGAGCCACGACGCCACGACCATCACGAGCGAGGCCGCCACCGCGACCGTGGCGTAGAGCGCGTTGCCGCCGAACACCGCGGGGACCCGGCGCAGGAGCATGTCCCGCATCGCCCCGCCGCCGACGGCCGTCACGGTGCCCATGATGACCGCGGCCGGCCACTCGAGTCCCGCGTCGAAGGTGCGCTGCACGCCGACGACCGCCCAGAAGCCGATGACGGCCGCGTCGAGCACCGTGAACAGCCGGTCCCAGGTGCGTTCGGAGAACGACACGAAGAACGCCACGAGCGCCCCGGCGACCGCGACCGGCAGGTAGAGCGGGTCGGTGAGGGCGACGGGCGGGCCGTTCTGCAGCAGCACGTCGCGGAGCAGACCGCCGCCGAGCCCCGACACGAACCCGACCACGAGGAACCCGAACAGGTCGAAGTCCATCGTCCGCGCGATCGACCCGCCGAGCAGTGCGGACGCGAAGACCCCGGCGAGGTCGAGCACGTTCGTCACGGACGCCAGGCCGTCCACGGTCAGCAGGTTCATGAGGACCATCAAAGCGCACCCGCCCCCGGCTGGCGGGCCGAGCGCTGGTTAGGTTAGCCTCACCTTCGTCATGCTCGCCACACTCGTCATCGGTCTCCGCGAAGGCCTCGAAGCCACTCTCGTCGTCGGCATCATCGCCGCGTTCCTCCGCCGGAACCGCGTCCCGCTCGCGCCGATGTGGACCGGGGTCGGCGTCGCCGTGCTCTTCAGCATCGCCGTCGGGCTCGGGCTGCAGGCCGTCGAGCAGGCGCTCCCGCAGGCGCAGCAGGAGGCGATGGAGGCCGTCATCGGCATCGTCGCCGTCGTCTTCGTCACCGGGATGATCGTCTGGATGCGCACCCACGCGCGCACGCTCGGCCGCGAGCTCGAGGCCAGCGCGTCGGCCGCCGTCGGACGGGGCACCGCGTGGGCGCTCGCCGGCATGGCCTTCCTCGCCGTCCTCAAGGAGGGCTTCGAGACCGCGGTCTTCCTCCTCGCCACCCTGCAGGCGTCGAGCGACACCGGACTCGCCGCACTCGGCGCCGTGGTCGGGATCGCCGCGGCCGTCGTCGTCGGGTACGGCATCTACACCGGCGGCGTCCGGCTCGACCTCGGCCGGTTCTTCACGGCCACCGGCGTCTTCCTGGTCTTCGTCGCGGCGGGCCTCGTCCTCACCGTCCTCCGCCGGGCGCACGAGGCCGGGTGGATCGTCGTCGGCCAGCAGCGCACCGTCGACCTGTCCTGGCTCGCACCGAACGGGTCCGTGCAGGGCGCCCTCGTCACCGGGGTGCTCGGCATCCCGCCGGACCCGCGGGTCGTCGAGGTCCTCGGCTGGGTCCTGTACGTCGTCCCGGTGCTGGCACTGACCCTCTGGCCGCGCGCCTGGCGTCCGTCGCCGGACCGCGTGCCCCGGGTGCGCGCCGTCGTCGCCGGTGCACTCGCCGTGGCCGCGGCGGTGCTCGCAGTCGCCGTGCCGACGGGCGGTGTCGACCTGCCCCGCACGACCGCGGTCAGCGGCGGTGCCGGCTCCGTCTCGGCCCGCGTCGACGGTGCGACCGGCGTCCTGCGGGTGACCGGCACCGGGACGGGCCAGGAGGCTGGGCCCATGCGGTCCGGTCCCGGCGCGTCGCGGAGCCTGCGGAGCGACGGCACGGCCGAGACCGTGGGGATCGCCCTGCCGACGTCGGCCCACCGCCGCGTCACCCGCGCAGGCGTGACCGCCGACCGGTGGCGCGTCGTGCGGGACGGCACCGGTGCGCAGGGGAGCGGAGCCGACCGTCCGTCGACGCTGACCCTGGACGACCTCGTCACCCTGTTCGGCCGCCTGCCCGTCGGGGTGTCCCCGTCGACGAACCCCGGTCCGTTCGCGGCCCGCTGGGCCGTGCGCGACACGGTGACGCTGTGGACGATCCGCGGTGGGGTCCTCGACGCGACCCGCGACGAACGCGAGGTGCTGACGCTGAGCGGTGGGGGCCTCCCGTCCGCGCGCACCACGACCCTGGACCGCATCGTCTGGTCCGTCCCCGACGCCCGCGTCGAGCGGTCGGCCGCCTCGGTGGCCGCAGCGGACGCGCGGTCCGCCGACCTGCTGCTCTGGAAGGCCTGGCTGCCGATCGCCCTCGGCGTCGCCGCCGCCGCCCAGGCGCTGCTGGCCCTCCGTGACCGCCGTCGCCGGCGACTCCCCACCACTCCCACCCCCGAACCCGTCCCCGCTCGTGGCCCTCCGGCCGCGGACCCTGCAAGGAGCACCGCCCATGTCCTCCGGTAAGCCCGTCCGACCCCTGATCACGCTCGGCGCCCTCGGCGCCCTCGGCGCCGTCGTCGCCCTCGCTCTCACCGGGTGCGCCGATGGGCCCACCGAGGCCGGCGGCTCCGGCTCCGGCGACGCGAAGGTCTCCCGCGTCACCATCACGCTCACCGACGACGGGCAGGACGCCTGTGCGGTGTCCTCGACCAAGGTCCCCGCGGGCCCCGTCACCTTCACGGTGGAGAACGAGTCGTCGACCGCGATCACCGAGGTCGAGCTGCTGCAGGACCAGCGGATCCTCGGCGAGAAGGAGAACCTGGCGCCCGGCCTCGACGCCGTCCGCTTCACCGCCACGCTGACCGGCGGGAAGTACCAGGTGTACTGCCCCGGCGCCGAGACCGAGCTGACGGACTTCACCGTCACCGGCACGGCGGCGTCCACCGCGAACAGCAGCGCCTCGACCCTGCTCCGCGACGGGGCGAAGAGCTACGCGACCTACGTCGACGGCCAGGTCACCGACATGGTCGCCGCGGTCCAGCAGCTGCAGGAGGACATCGACGCCGGCGACCTCGACGCGGCGAGGACCGACTACGCGAACGCCCGTCCGTTCTACGAGCACGTCGAGAGCGACGTCGACGGCTTCGTCGAGAAGGGCTTCACGGCCACCGACAACGCCGGCAACCTCGACTACCTGATCGACATGCGCGCCTCGAACCTCGACCCGGCCGTCGGCTGGAGCGGGTTCCACGCCGTCGAGAAGGACCTGTTCCAGGCGGGGAAGATCACCGCGTCGACCGAGCAGACCGCCGCGCACCTGACCGAGGACGTGCAGTTGCTCGCGAAGCTCGTGCCGACGCTCGACTACAAGCCGGAGGACCTGGCGAACGGGGCCGCGGGCCTCCTCGAAGAGGTGCAGTCCAACAAGATCACCGGCGAGGAAGAGGCGTACAGCCACATCGACCTGGTCGACCTCGCCGCCAACGTCGAGGGCTCCCGGCAGGCCTTCGCGTCCCTCAAGCCCGGCCTGACGAAGCTCGACCCGGCCCTCACGGAGCAGATCGCGGAGCAGTTCGACGCGACGAACACCCTGCTCGACGGGTTCCGCGACGCCGACGACCTGGGCGGCTTCACCACGTGGGACGCGGCGACCCGGGCCGCGCACGCCAACGCGGTCTCGCAGCAGGTGCAGGCGCTCCAGGACCCGCTGTCCCGGCTCGCCGAGAAGGTCGCCACCGCGTGAACGACCAGCACGGCATGTCGCGTCGGGGGCTCCTCGGCGCGGGGCTCGCGGCGGCCGGTGCCGGCGTCGGGGCGGCGGCGGGCATCGTCGGCTCCGCGGCGGCCAGCGGGGTCGACCCGTTCACGGCGGCCGCGAACGGCGACGAGTCCCTCGACCTTTCCCGCAGCCACCCCTTCTACGCGACCGCGGCACGACAGCCCCAGGGCGGGATCCGCACCGACCCGCAGCGCCACTGCGTCTTCATGACGTTCCACCTCACCGTCGACACCGCGGCGGAACTGCAGGTGCTCCTCGCCCGGTGGTCGGCCGCCATCGCGCAGCTGCAGGCGGGACGGACCGTCGGCAGCGTCGAACCCGCGCACGGGGACGGCGTCGGTGCCGACACCGGCGAGGCGCTCGACCTCGGGCCGGCGTCGCTGACCGTGACCGTCGGCCTCGGCCCCGGGGTGTTCGACGGACGCTTCGGGCTGGGGAGCCGACGGCCCGCCGCCCTCGCCGAGCTGCCGGCGCTGCCGAGCGACCGCTTCGAGGACGGGCTCACCGGCGGCGACCTCTCGCTGCAGGCCTGCGCCGACGACCCGCAGGTGGCCTACCACGCGGTCCGCGACCTCGCCCGGATGGCCCGGGGGAGCGCGACCGTGGGATGGACCGTGCTCGGCTTCGGCCGGGCCTCGGCCGGACCGACCCAGGCGACGCCCCGCAACCTCATGGGGTTCAAGGACGGCACGCGGAACGTCACCGGCGACGCCGAGCACGACCGGTTCGTCTGGCTCGGGTCCGACGCCGGGTGGATGGCGGGCGGCTCGTACCAGGTCGTGCGGAAGATCCGGATGAACCTGGAGATCTGGGACGCCGACGTCGTGAGCGACCAGCAGCGCGTCTTCGGCCGGACGAAGGTCTCGGGAGCGCCGCTGTCCGGCGGCGGGGAGCACACCACCCCGGACTTCGCGGCCACGGCGCACGGTGCGCCCGCGATCGACCCCCGCTCGCACGTCGCCCTCGCCGCGCACGAGGCGAACGGCGGCGTGAAGATCCTGCGCCGCGGCTACAACTACACGGACGGTCTCAACCAGTACGGCCAGCTCGACGCCGGGCTGCTGTTCGTGGCGTACATGAACGACCCGGACCACTTCACGCGGCTGCAGCGGAAGCTCGGGGCGTCGGACCGCCTCAACGAGTACATCGCGCACATCGGCTCGGCCGTGTTCGCGGTCCCGCCGGCGCCCCGCAAAGGCTCGTACGTCGCGGAGCAGCTCTTCCGCTGACGGGGGAGAGGGGGTGCCCTCCGCCGTTTCCCTGGAGGCGGAGGACACCCGCGTCGCGGAGTCGCAGCGGGCGGAACCACCGTCCAGCGACCCAGCGCGGCGCATCGCGTGTCGCGACCCCTGGATCGTACCGCGTGCCGTCGTGACGACCGAGCGACCGTCCGGGTCACGCGGACCGGTGGGCGCCGTGCGCCGTGCGGGTCGCGTCCGGCGTCGGGAACGGGCGACGGGCCCGCCCACCGAGGGGTGGGCGGGCCCGTCAGGGTGCCGGGAGGCGCGTCACCGCTCCGTTCGGACCGTCGCCTCCCGACGGCGACGCGTCCGGACCAGCGTGGTGACGCCGGCGAGCAGGAGGAGCACCGCGGCCAGGGCCGGCCCGGCGACCTCCGCACCCGTCCAGGCGAGCGAGCCGCCGTCCGTGTCGTCGGCCCCGGCGACCGGCACCGCGACCACGCCGTCGTCGGGGGTCGTCGCGCCGGGGTCGACCACGCCGGGCACAGCCGGGTCGGTCGGCGTCCCGGGGCCCGGCGTCGTCGGGTCGGTCGGCGTGGGCGTCGGGTCGGTGCCCGGCACCGGCTCGGTGCCCGGGTCCTCGCCGGGCTCGGGGGCGACGACGACCGGCACGGTCACGGCGAGGGTGATCTGCTGCCCGTTCGGCAGGTCGACGACGAGGGGCTCGTCCGAGGTCTCCGCCGTCGCGGCGACCCGGGTGGCGGCCGTCGGGACCGAGGGCGTCCCCGGCACCGCGGTGCCCGACGTCGGGACGGTGAAGGTCAGCGAGGCGCGGCCCTGCTCGTCCGTCGTGTCGACCACGGTCGTGTCGACCGGGCCGGACGCGAGCTCCTGGCCACCCGCCGAGACGCTGACGGTGCCGCCCTGGTCCTCGTCGCTGCTGAAGACGAGCGACGACAGGTCGACGGTCACCTCGTCGCCGGGCTGGAAGCCGCCCTCCGGCTCCGCGGTGGTGCGGACGCCGACGGCGCGCTGGTCGCGGGCGACGGTGACGTCCCGGTGCGCGTCGAAGTACTCGACCTGTGCCTCCAGGTCGACCTTGCCGCTGTCCTGCTTCACCGCGGCCTGCTTGAAGGCGCCGAAGTTGTCCCCGCCGCCGGCGAGGAACGAGTTCACCGTCACCTTG
The sequence above is drawn from the Curtobacterium sp. L6-1 genome and encodes:
- a CDS encoding TetR/AcrR family transcriptional regulator: MTDAPTPELSGQHEDRAPSVPRTPRAEVRERLLAAGARVFAEQGVHEARLDEIAAAAGFSKGAVYSNFASKEDLVAQVMQRATNTVLHSLQELVGTDVTPDRIGDVVRAAFDRHDQAAQFALLSELRGYAMRHPEFLPEFVRQRRHLQDGVRDLVHTWFGAHPEVDPGMPLDVFAVLLIAANTGMVFDAPAVDGTDPGEAVAALVEAVVRPR
- a CDS encoding trimeric intracellular cation channel family protein: MNLLTVDGLASVTNVLDLAGVFASALLGGSIARTMDFDLFGFLVVGFVSGLGGGLLRDVLLQNGPPVALTDPLYLPVAVAGALVAFFVSFSERTWDRLFTVLDAAVIGFWAVVGVQRTFDAGLEWPAAVIMGTVTAVGGGAMRDMLLRRVPAVFGGNALYATVAVAASLVMVVASWLGSPSIGILVAILLSLLLRWGAVRRGWGLPNGRNWQPQSRLASLLRRGRGRGRGLRLARPDAVRLLRRPGRRAGAGSVHTDADAPIPADPDQD
- the efeU gene encoding iron uptake transporter permease EfeU, translated to MLATLVIGLREGLEATLVVGIIAAFLRRNRVPLAPMWTGVGVAVLFSIAVGLGLQAVEQALPQAQQEAMEAVIGIVAVVFVTGMIVWMRTHARTLGRELEASASAAVGRGTAWALAGMAFLAVLKEGFETAVFLLATLQASSDTGLAALGAVVGIAAAVVVGYGIYTGGVRLDLGRFFTATGVFLVFVAAGLVLTVLRRAHEAGWIVVGQQRTVDLSWLAPNGSVQGALVTGVLGIPPDPRVVEVLGWVLYVVPVLALTLWPRAWRPSPDRVPRVRAVVAGALAVAAAVLAVAVPTGGVDLPRTTAVSGGAGSVSARVDGATGVLRVTGTGTGQEAGPMRSGPGASRSLRSDGTAETVGIALPTSAHRRVTRAGVTADRWRVVRDGTGAQGSGADRPSTLTLDDLVTLFGRLPVGVSPSTNPGPFAARWAVRDTVTLWTIRGGVLDATRDEREVLTLSGGGLPSARTTTLDRIVWSVPDARVERSAASVAAADARSADLLLWKAWLPIALGVAAAAQALLALRDRRRRRLPTTPTPEPVPARGPPAADPARSTAHVLR
- the efeO gene encoding iron uptake system protein EfeO, with translation MSSGKPVRPLITLGALGALGAVVALALTGCADGPTEAGGSGSGDAKVSRVTITLTDDGQDACAVSSTKVPAGPVTFTVENESSTAITEVELLQDQRILGEKENLAPGLDAVRFTATLTGGKYQVYCPGAETELTDFTVTGTAASTANSSASTLLRDGAKSYATYVDGQVTDMVAAVQQLQEDIDAGDLDAARTDYANARPFYEHVESDVDGFVEKGFTATDNAGNLDYLIDMRASNLDPAVGWSGFHAVEKDLFQAGKITASTEQTAAHLTEDVQLLAKLVPTLDYKPEDLANGAAGLLEEVQSNKITGEEEAYSHIDLVDLAANVEGSRQAFASLKPGLTKLDPALTEQIAEQFDATNTLLDGFRDADDLGGFTTWDAATRAAHANAVSQQVQALQDPLSRLAEKVATA
- a CDS encoding Dyp-type peroxidase gives rise to the protein MNDQHGMSRRGLLGAGLAAAGAGVGAAAGIVGSAAASGVDPFTAAANGDESLDLSRSHPFYATAARQPQGGIRTDPQRHCVFMTFHLTVDTAAELQVLLARWSAAIAQLQAGRTVGSVEPAHGDGVGADTGEALDLGPASLTVTVGLGPGVFDGRFGLGSRRPAALAELPALPSDRFEDGLTGGDLSLQACADDPQVAYHAVRDLARMARGSATVGWTVLGFGRASAGPTQATPRNLMGFKDGTRNVTGDAEHDRFVWLGSDAGWMAGGSYQVVRKIRMNLEIWDADVVSDQQRVFGRTKVSGAPLSGGGEHTTPDFAATAHGAPAIDPRSHVALAAHEANGGVKILRRGYNYTDGLNQYGQLDAGLLFVAYMNDPDHFTRLQRKLGASDRLNEYIAHIGSAVFAVPPAPRKGSYVAEQLFR